From the genome of Deltaproteobacteria bacterium, one region includes:
- a CDS encoding PEP-CTERM sorting domain-containing protein gives MKYRIFSSLAVLLLWMVTASVLEASPITFSDTVLNPGSTSYLHVLDDGDFSPPLPGGEDVTINAAKLLIQADITTGTGHICPPDLNLSIGLSIIGVQGDGIPLGKRLFVSRVPGSLLQNRLMLFDLPAPALAALNSDRQLQVDLAAIPFFGGDVFVKSSKLCGIATVVPEPASLLLLGSGLVGLFGLTRIRG, from the coding sequence ATGAAATACAGGATATTCAGCAGCTTGGCTGTGTTGTTGTTATGGATGGTGACCGCGAGTGTATTGGAAGCGTCACCGATTACTTTCAGCGATACGGTTCTGAATCCGGGAAGCACGAGTTATCTCCATGTTCTCGATGACGGGGATTTTTCTCCGCCCCTGCCGGGGGGAGAGGATGTGACGATTAATGCAGCGAAATTGCTTATCCAGGCGGATATCACGACCGGGACAGGACATATCTGCCCTCCCGATCTGAATCTTTCCATCGGTTTATCAATCATTGGTGTGCAGGGCGATGGGATACCGCTGGGGAAAAGGCTTTTTGTGAGCCGGGTTCCAGGCAGTCTGTTGCAGAATCGACTGATGCTGTTTGATCTTCCGGCTCCGGCCTTGGCTGCTTTGAACAGTGACCGGCAGCTGCAGGTGGATCTTGCAGCCATCCCATTTTTCGGGGGCGATGTTTTCGTGAAAAGCTCGAAACTTTGCGGGATCGCAACGGTCGTTCCCGAACCGGCCTCTCTTTTGCTGTTGGGGAGTGGTCTTGTCGGGCTTTTTGGTCTGACCCGGATTCGGGGATAG
- a CDS encoding aconitate hydratase, translating to MGMNVVQKILEAHRVKGREIPGEEIALRIDQTLTQDATGTLVYLEFESLGIPRVRTELSVSYVDHNLLQADFRNADDHRFLQSTAARYGAWFSRPGNGISHQVHLESFGIPGKILLGSDSHTPTGGGLGMLAIGTGGLDVAMAMAGKPFYLKAPKIWGVRLTGELPPWVSAKDVILEMLRRFSVKGGVGKIIEYFGPGVAALQVPDRGTIANMGAELGATGTVFPSDENTLRFLAAEGREDQWRALTADPDAEYDEITEIDLSTLEPLIACPSSPDNVKKVSEVEGTAVHQVIIGSSVNSTYRDLMVTALVMEGRQAHPNVSFEINPGSRQVMENVAAGGGILPLIHGGARIHQSGCLGCIGMGQAPATGTVSLRTFPRNFPGRSGTEGDRVYLCSPETAVAAAVFGKITDPRKLGNYPRVDLPEQFIVNNDMILPPPEDGSQVEILRGPNIQPFPELDPLPDEIGGEVWLKVGDNITTDHIMPAGSRVLPFRSNIPAISEFVYHAVDPGFVRRARENGTGIIIGGENYGQGSSREHAALAPRYLGVRAKIVKSFARIHKANLINFGILPLEFVDPADYDRISQGDDFRIIDAKKILAGGGDEISVKIGTRRILSRAILSERERKTLIAGGLINYVRNDTIG from the coding sequence TTGGGAATGAATGTTGTGCAAAAGATTCTTGAAGCCCACCGGGTGAAGGGGAGAGAAATCCCCGGAGAAGAGATCGCCCTCCGAATCGACCAGACCCTGACGCAGGATGCAACGGGAACCCTGGTCTATCTGGAATTCGAGTCTCTGGGAATCCCCCGGGTCCGGACGGAGCTTTCCGTCAGTTACGTAGATCATAATCTCCTCCAGGCCGATTTCAGAAACGCAGATGATCATCGGTTTCTCCAGTCCACGGCCGCCCGATACGGGGCCTGGTTTTCCCGGCCGGGGAACGGAATCTCTCATCAGGTCCACCTGGAAAGCTTCGGCATCCCCGGCAAGATCCTTCTCGGTTCGGACAGCCATACACCGACGGGGGGCGGACTCGGAATGCTGGCCATCGGTACGGGCGGTCTCGATGTGGCCATGGCCATGGCGGGGAAGCCATTTTACCTGAAAGCCCCGAAAATTTGGGGCGTACGCCTGACCGGTGAACTCCCCCCCTGGGTTTCCGCCAAGGACGTAATCCTTGAGATGCTCCGTCGTTTTTCCGTAAAAGGGGGCGTGGGAAAGATCATAGAGTATTTCGGCCCCGGCGTGGCCGCCCTGCAAGTCCCGGACCGGGGGACCATTGCCAACATGGGAGCGGAACTCGGCGCCACGGGGACGGTTTTTCCTTCGGATGAAAATACCCTCCGGTTCCTTGCGGCCGAAGGAAGGGAGGACCAATGGCGGGCGCTGACGGCCGATCCCGATGCCGAATACGATGAAATTACCGAGATCGATCTCTCCACGCTGGAACCCCTGATCGCCTGCCCTTCCTCCCCCGATAATGTAAAAAAGGTTTCCGAAGTGGAAGGGACAGCAGTGCACCAGGTCATTATCGGCTCCTCCGTCAACTCCACCTACCGGGACCTGATGGTGACGGCACTGGTTATGGAAGGTCGGCAGGCCCATCCGAACGTGAGCTTCGAAATCAATCCCGGATCCCGTCAGGTCATGGAAAATGTGGCCGCAGGCGGCGGGATACTTCCCCTGATCCATGGCGGCGCCCGCATTCACCAGTCGGGCTGCCTGGGATGCATCGGAATGGGACAGGCCCCGGCCACGGGGACGGTCTCGCTTCGGACCTTTCCCCGGAACTTCCCCGGCCGGAGCGGCACCGAAGGAGACCGGGTCTATCTCTGCAGCCCGGAGACAGCCGTGGCCGCAGCGGTCTTCGGCAAGATCACCGATCCCCGGAAATTGGGAAACTATCCGCGAGTCGATCTCCCGGAACAGTTCATCGTGAATAACGACATGATCCTCCCGCCCCCCGAGGATGGGTCGCAGGTCGAAATTCTCCGGGGCCCGAATATCCAGCCCTTCCCCGAACTTGACCCCCTTCCCGACGAGATCGGAGGGGAGGTCTGGCTCAAGGTGGGAGACAACATTACCACGGATCATATCATGCCGGCCGGGAGCCGGGTCCTCCCCTTCCGGAGCAATATCCCGGCCATCAGCGAATTCGTCTATCACGCCGTCGATCCCGGTTTCGTGAGACGGGCCCGGGAGAACGGGACGGGGATCATCATCGGTGGAGAAAATTACGGACAGGGATCCTCCCGGGAACATGCGGCGCTGGCACCCCGCTACTTGGGGGTCCGGGCCAAGATCGTAAAGAGTTTCGCCCGGATTCACAAGGCCAACCTGATCAATTTCGGGATCCTGCCGCTGGAGTTCGTCGATCCGGCGGATTATGACCGTATTTCCCAGGGGGACGACTTCCGGATCATCGACGCGAAGAAGATCCTGGCGGGAGGGGGCGACGAGATCTCCGTCAAAATCGGGACGCGTCGTATCCTCTCCCGGGCGATCCTCTCCGAACGGGAGCGGAAAACACTGATCGCCGGAGGGTTGATCAACTACGTCAGGAACGATACGATCGGGTAG
- the yrfG gene encoding GMP/IMP nucleotidase: MHLPWDKIDTVLLDMDGTLLDLHFDNYFWLEYVPAVYADGNGISRDEATEELLKRYKREEGTLNWTDLDFWSRELDLDIPTLKTEVDHLIQVHPHVESFLKFLQKSEKKIYLVTNAHSKTLDLKMKKTRLSPCFHGIISAHDLGIPKEKARFWEVLDERIGYNPERTLLAEDSEANLRSAQTAGIGHLIFVAKPSTKDPPQSSADFPSIRYFNELLPS, from the coding sequence ATGCACCTCCCCTGGGACAAAATCGATACAGTTCTCCTCGATATGGACGGGACTCTTCTCGATCTCCATTTCGACAACTACTTCTGGCTCGAATATGTCCCCGCCGTCTATGCCGACGGCAATGGAATTTCCAGGGATGAGGCGACGGAAGAACTCCTGAAGCGATACAAGCGGGAAGAGGGGACCCTGAACTGGACCGACCTCGACTTCTGGTCAAGGGAACTCGACCTTGATATCCCAACCCTCAAGACCGAGGTGGACCACCTGATCCAGGTCCATCCTCATGTCGAATCTTTTCTGAAGTTTCTGCAAAAATCGGAGAAAAAGATCTACCTCGTCACAAATGCACACAGCAAAACCCTCGATCTGAAAATGAAGAAGACCCGGCTCAGCCCCTGCTTCCACGGCATTATCTCGGCACACGATCTCGGGATTCCGAAGGAGAAGGCCCGATTCTGGGAGGTCCTTGATGAAAGAATCGGCTACAATCCGGAGCGGACCCTGCTGGCCGAAGACAGCGAGGCCAACCTGCGATCCGCTCAGACCGCCGGGATCGGTCATCTCATCTTTGTTGCCAAACCGAGTACAAAGGACCCGCCGCAAAGCTCCGCCGACTTTCCCTCCATTCGCTACTTTAACGAACTCCTTCCCTCCTGA
- a CDS encoding PilZ domain-containing protein has protein sequence MTGAQTDNHCITEDRRETPRRDTEFPARFRVISGETGRVSKEIPGAVKNLSESGFCLATNFTIVEELHVLSSSSGVTGNILELTISVPGHNNLRMSGTACWYDLTDKDDPYRYNVGIHITEISSADLTSLKRFLKEERKARWKSFGKNWLSRFRRKG, from the coding sequence ATGACCGGGGCACAAACAGACAATCATTGCATAACTGAAGATCGGCGGGAGACACCTCGCCGGGACACGGAGTTTCCGGCCCGGTTTCGTGTGATCAGTGGAGAAACGGGCAGGGTGAGCAAGGAAATCCCCGGTGCCGTAAAGAACCTGTCGGAATCCGGTTTCTGCTTGGCCACCAACTTTACTATCGTGGAAGAACTGCATGTTCTCTCCAGCAGTTCCGGCGTGACGGGGAATATTCTGGAACTCACGATTTCCGTTCCAGGCCACAATAACCTGAGAATGTCCGGGACCGCCTGCTGGTATGATCTGACCGACAAAGACGATCCTTACCGTTACAACGTCGGAATCCACATCACGGAAATTTCCTCCGCAGACCTTACTTCTCTGAAAAGATTTCTCAAAGAAGAACGAAAAGCCCGGTGGAAATCCTTTGGGAAAAACTGGTTGTCACGATTCCGGCGGAAAGGTTGA
- the ybgF gene encoding tol-pal system protein YbgF, with the protein MIGKGFKWIVPVLVGFLLTACASMDQDARINFLEGQMKDVLSKSAEWGVASRDLRTRLADHAARMDKINSQIQILSGRLDDLQTGIVPKENPIFNQEGVYEEIRSLKERLQSLEGKVRELETQFSSPAESVPEAAMPGGTSPAPSLKEKVVAPATAPSSGAGKGAVQALPQVTPERKAYNDAMDLLKADKYDPAIRRFRKFIKAYPGHDLSDNAQYWIGECYYGLKKYDEAIIEFEEVVRQYPKGDKVPAALLKEGLAFHELKDNDTARQILKKIVDKYPKSEEAKIALEKMAVLK; encoded by the coding sequence ATGATTGGTAAAGGATTCAAGTGGATTGTGCCGGTTCTTGTGGGTTTCCTGCTGACGGCATGTGCGTCCATGGATCAGGATGCCCGTATTAATTTCCTGGAAGGGCAGATGAAGGATGTTCTGTCGAAGTCTGCGGAATGGGGGGTAGCTTCCCGGGATCTTCGGACCCGGCTTGCCGATCATGCGGCCCGGATGGATAAAATAAACAGCCAGATCCAGATCCTCTCCGGCCGGTTGGATGATCTGCAAACGGGGATCGTCCCGAAGGAGAACCCGATTTTCAATCAGGAAGGGGTCTATGAAGAGATCCGCTCTTTGAAGGAAAGGTTGCAGTCCCTGGAGGGGAAGGTCCGGGAGTTGGAGACGCAGTTCTCTTCTCCGGCGGAGAGCGTACCGGAAGCGGCAATGCCCGGCGGGACTTCGCCGGCGCCTTCCCTCAAGGAAAAGGTGGTTGCCCCGGCAACGGCCCCCTCGTCAGGTGCCGGGAAGGGTGCAGTGCAGGCATTGCCGCAAGTAACTCCGGAGAGGAAAGCCTATAATGATGCAATGGATCTTCTGAAGGCGGACAAATATGATCCGGCCATCCGACGATTTCGCAAATTTATCAAGGCGTATCCCGGGCATGATCTGAGTGACAATGCTCAATACTGGATCGGGGAATGCTATTACGGCCTGAAGAAATATGATGAAGCCATTATCGAATTCGAGGAAGTGGTCCGGCAATATCCCAAAGGGGACAAGGTTCCGGCGGCTTTGCTTAAAGAGGGTCTCGCCTTCCACGAGTTGAAGGACAATGATACGGCCCGTCAGATCCTGAAGAAGATTGTGGATAAGTATCCCAAGAGTGAGGAAGCGAAGATTGCGCTGGAGAAAATGGCGGTGCTTAAGTAG
- the pal gene encoding peptidoglycan-associated lipoprotein Pal, with protein MRKKNWVVGIIMFGLMVLLALSGCARNKAAVKAETTSPSAEQQAATATKGIQESDVLTEEIQPIQPKEMADVYFAYDRFDLSPEARSTLADNAAWMENHAGTTVVIEGHCDDRGSSQYNLALGDRRAKSAYNYLINLGVAADRISTISYGEEKPVCTEQTESCWSRNRRVHFRTR; from the coding sequence ATGAGGAAAAAGAATTGGGTGGTAGGGATCATCATGTTCGGGTTGATGGTTCTCCTGGCTCTGTCCGGGTGTGCCCGGAACAAGGCTGCTGTGAAAGCCGAAACCACGAGTCCGTCCGCGGAGCAGCAAGCGGCAACCGCGACGAAGGGAATACAGGAGAGCGATGTCCTGACGGAGGAGATCCAGCCGATTCAGCCCAAGGAGATGGCCGATGTCTATTTTGCTTACGACCGCTTCGACCTTTCTCCGGAAGCTCGATCCACTCTCGCGGATAATGCCGCCTGGATGGAGAATCATGCCGGGACCACGGTGGTGATTGAAGGGCATTGTGACGATCGGGGTTCCAGTCAATACAATCTCGCGCTGGGGGATCGGCGAGCGAAGAGTGCCTACAATTACCTGATCAACTTAGGGGTTGCCGCAGATCGGATCTCCACTATCAGTTACGGGGAAGAAAAGCCGGTCTGCACCGAGCAAACTGAATCGTGCTGGTCGAGGAATCGGCGTGTACACTTTCGGACCCGATAA